From the genome of Primulina eburnea isolate SZY01 chromosome 12, ASM2296580v1, whole genome shotgun sequence, one region includes:
- the LOC140806626 gene encoding uncharacterized protein, with product MARLVFDYNWTAKVMNCVTSVSYFFRVNQEIAGPIKPGRGLQQGDPLSPYLFVLCAHSLSTLIDGCEVKGLFKGVKISSASPSVSHLFFADDSLVRTTMEEGAHLKECLSLYGRLSEKLINYDKSASPLVPIPIHCLWA from the coding sequence ATGGCACGGCTGGTGTTTGACTATAACTGGACAGCCAAGGTGATGAATTGTGTTACATCTGTCTCATATTTCTTTCGAGTAAATCAGGAAATTGCTGGACCCATTAAGCCAGGTCGAGGTTTGCAACAAGGGGATCCTCTCTCGCCTTACTTGTTTGTCTTATGTGCACACAGCTTATCTACTCTCATTGATGGATGTGAAGTCAAGGGATTATTTAAAGGGGTCAAAATTTCGTCTGCCAGTCCATCAGTGTCTCACTTGTTCTTTGCAGATGATAGTCTGGTCAGAACAACTATGGAGGAAGGAGCACATCTCAAAGAATGTTTGTCTCTTTATGGGAGGCTATCTGAGAAACTCATTAACTATGATAAGTCAGCCTCTCCTTTAGTCCCAATACCAATCCATTGCTTGTGGGCATGA